From Pseudanabaena sp. PCC 6802, one genomic window encodes:
- the chlP gene encoding geranylgeranyl reductase gives MTLRVAVVGGGPAGSCAAETLVKAGIETYLFERKLDNAKPCGGAIPLCMVDEFQLPAEIIDRRVRRMKMISPSNVEVDIAIENPNEYIGMCRREILDSFLRNRAAALGAKLINGRVLDIKINNNGNQPYVITYADMSGGGPEGVMRSQEVDLIVGADGFNSVVAKAIDAGDYNYAIAFQERIRIPPDKMKYYEDLAEMYVGNDVSTDFYAWVFPKYDHVAVGTGTMKVHQRDIKKLQEGIRNRAHNRIEGGEVIKIEAHPIPEHPRPRRVVGRVALVGDAAGYVTKSSGEGIYFAAKSGRMCAEAIVEFSQNNTRIPTEADLKVYLKRWDKKYGMTYKVLDILQKVFYSSDATREAFVEMCADKDVQKMTFDSYLYKTVVPANPFVQLKITAKTIGSLLRGNALAP, from the coding sequence TTGACATTACGTGTTGCTGTTGTAGGTGGTGGACCTGCTGGTTCTTGTGCGGCTGAAACCTTAGTTAAGGCTGGTATTGAAACTTACTTATTCGAGCGCAAGTTAGATAATGCCAAGCCCTGCGGTGGAGCTATTCCTTTATGCATGGTAGATGAGTTCCAATTACCTGCTGAAATTATCGATCGCCGCGTCCGTAGGATGAAAATGATATCGCCTAGCAATGTAGAGGTAGATATTGCCATTGAGAACCCGAATGAATATATCGGCATGTGTCGCCGCGAAATTTTAGATAGCTTTCTACGCAATCGCGCAGCAGCTCTGGGCGCAAAGCTAATCAACGGTCGCGTGCTGGATATCAAAATTAACAATAATGGCAACCAACCCTATGTAATTACCTACGCCGATATGTCCGGAGGTGGGCCAGAAGGTGTCATGCGATCGCAAGAAGTAGATCTGATCGTTGGTGCCGATGGGTTTAACTCGGTCGTAGCCAAAGCGATCGACGCAGGCGACTATAACTATGCGATCGCCTTCCAGGAACGCATCAGGATCCCGCCTGACAAGATGAAATATTACGAGGATCTGGCTGAGATGTACGTCGGTAACGACGTTTCCACTGACTTCTATGCCTGGGTATTTCCCAAATACGATCACGTTGCCGTTGGCACTGGCACCATGAAGGTGCATCAGCGCGATATTAAGAAACTGCAAGAAGGTATTCGCAACCGCGCCCACAACCGCATTGAGGGTGGTGAAGTGATCAAAATTGAAGCGCATCCAATCCCCGAGCATCCCAGACCTCGGCGGGTTGTGGGTAGAGTTGCCCTCGTTGGCGATGCGGCGGGCTACGTCACCAAGTCCAGCGGTGAAGGCATTTACTTTGCTGCGAAGTCGGGTCGCATGTGTGCCGAAGCGATCGTGGAGTTTTCACAAAACAACACGCGCATTCCCACCGAGGCAGATCTCAAGGTATATCTCAAGCGCTGGGACAAGAAATATGGCATGACCTACAAGGTCCTGGATATTCTGCAAAAGGTTTTCTATAGCTCTGACGCGACGCGGGAAGCCTTTGTGGAGATGTGTGCCGATAAAGATGTACAGAAGATGACCTTTGACAGCTATCTCTATAAGACAGTTGTACCGGCGAATCCTTTTGTGCAGTTGAAGATTACCGCTAAAACGATCGGTAGTCTACTCCGTGGTAATGCTCTCGCACCTTAG